The following proteins are co-located in the Seriola aureovittata isolate HTS-2021-v1 ecotype China chromosome 7, ASM2101889v1, whole genome shotgun sequence genome:
- the p3h3 gene encoding prolyl 3-hydroxylase 3 produces the protein MNHEMLPCVERRPYELCCLHADGLRLGTSLLLVSQLRLLHRGLVSRTMAQLSDHFTVYVALHLIIPASLSATAVTPGGGSANVLSLLSPYDFLYYSGVRAYFGEEWAKAAEQLEKSIVTKESLFRVRRQCHNDCVAAGREALSKLDSAEGSLWDLWVLDWVQQRAECLRFCVGRSVTLAGQLPVSSDIEYEFSSRNPYNFLQVTYYKLEKLQKAASAAHTYFVANPSHLEMRNNIEKYRRMEGVTEEAFQDREIENEKHWVLYDAAVQHEASSDWVHAVEKWKACVNETLRQTEECRLQCEVASQRLPEDRGVDSVDGVFEKSAALSLSLLSCRQSCVTQVATRPGRISAQEDYLPTQLEHLHIAQFKAGDISGAVRTLRSLLLFYPSDKDSLDNLQLYYETLGGDTESQGTQPAQEIVRYISRSLQEKKLLYFGMENLDFSFTDPDLWTPEDVVPKSLMENWRAEKEKMHEKIKEGEQQEEVDDSGFFAGGAVPRVGVTIAMDELVLNGTNRVVLDGVMTEKECDRVLQLATAAASAGDGYRGRRSPHTPHETFEGLTVLRAVKLAQDGLVNQSDAKLLHELGERVRVLLHSYFRSPSGLFISFTHLVCRSAVAGDQEGRLDLSHPVHVDNCLLEPETKQCWREPPAFIHRDLSAILYLNDNFDGGELFFTNRDAKTVTAQVKPSCGRLVGFSSGPVNPHGVTAVTNGRRCSLALWFTKEKLYRDMEREEAEALWAADGQSVVKKDEEEAEGSATTTRNARSQATKERSRGRGRVTGGKDEL, from the exons ATGAATCATGAGATGCTGCCTTGTGTTGAGAGAAGGCCGTACGAACTGTGTTGCCTGCACGCCGACGGGCTGCGCCTCGGTACC tccctcctcctcgtctcccaGCTCCGTCTCCTCCACAGAGGGCTGGTTTCTCGGACCATGGCGCAGCTCTCCGATCATTTCACTGTATACGTGGCGCTTCATTTAATTATTCCAGCATCACTTAGTGCTACTGCAGTAACTCCGGGTGGCGGCAGCGCTAATGTTTTGTCACTTCTGTCGCCGTATGATTTTTTGTATTACAGCGGGGTGCGTGCATACTTTGGTGAGGAGTGGGCTAAAGCTGCGGAACAGCTGGAGAAATCCATCGTGACCAAGGAATCACTGTTCAGAGTCCGCAGGCAGTGTCACAATGACTGTGTCGCAGCAGGGAGAGAGGCGCTCTCCAAACTGG ATTCTGCGGAGGGGAGTCTGTGGGACCTCTGGGTCTTGGATTGGgtgcagcagagagctgagtgTTTAAGGTTCTGTGTTGGACGTTCTGTGACCCTTGCAGGGCAGCTCCCTGTTTCTTCAGACATAGAATATGAATTCAGCTCTCGCAACCCCTACAACTTCCTGCAGGTCACATACTACAAG TTGGAAAAGCTGCAGAAGGCGGCGTCAGCAGCTCACACCTACTTTGTGGCCAACCCCAGTCACCTGGAGATGAGGAACAACATTGAGAAGTACAGGAGGATGGAAGGAGTGACCGAGGAGGCCTTCCAGGACAGAGAGATTGAGAATGAGAAGCACTGG GTTCTGTATGATGCTGCAGTCCAGCATGAGGCCTCCTCTGACTGGGTGCATGCAGTAGAGAAATGGAAAGCGTGTGTGAATGAAACACTGCGGCAGACAGAGGAGTGCAGGTTGCAGTGTGAGGTGGCTTCCCAACGGCTGCCTGAGGACAGGGGAGTGGACAGTGTAGATGGTGTGTTCGAGAAATCCGCTG ctctttctctctcgctgcTCTCGTGCCGGCAGTCCTGTGTGACTCAGGTAGCCACGCGACCTGGAAGGATTTCTGCTCAGGAGGACTACCTGCCCACACAGCTGGAGCATCTGCACATTGCACAGTTTAAAG CTGGTGACATTAGTGGAGCGGTGAGGACTCTGCGCTCTCTTCTCCTGTTTTACCCCTCTGACAAGGACTCTTTAGACAACCTGCAGCTCTACTATGAGACACTaggaggagacacagagtcACAAGGCACACAGCCTGCGCAG GAGATTGTCAGATACATCAGTCGCTCTTTGCAGGAGAAGAAGCTACTGTATTTTGGTATGGAGAACCTTGACTTCAGTTTCACCGACCCA GATCTTTGGACTCCAGAGGATGTTGTACCCAAATCACTGATGGAGAATTGGAG agctgaaaaagagaaaatgcatgAGAAGATAAAagagggagagcagcaggaggaagtggaTGACAGTGGCTTTTTTGCAG GTGGTGCGGTCCCTCGGGTGGGTGTGACCATCGCCATGGACGAACTGGTTCTGAACGGGACAAATCGCGTAGTACTGGACGGAGTCATGACTGAGAAGGAGTGTGACAGAGTACTGCAGTTAGCAACA GCTGCCGCATCAGCTGGAGATGGTTACCGAGGACGACGGTCTCCGCACACACCTCATGAGACATTTGAGGGCCTGACAGTGCTCAGGGCTGTAAAG TTGGCTCAGGATGGCCTtgtcaaccaatcagatgcCAAGCTGTTACATGAGCTGGGCGAACGAGTGAGAGTCCTGCTGCACTCCTACTTTAGGAGCCCCTCAGGGctcttcatctctttcacaCACCTGGTCTGCCGCAGTGCTGTCGCAG GTGACCAGGAGGGCAGGTTGGATCTCTCTCACCCCGTCCATGTTGACAACTGTCTCCTTGAGCCAGAGACCAAGCAGTGCTGGAGGGAACCACCAGCATTCATACACAGAGACCTCAG TGCCATTCTTTACCTGAATGACAACTTTGATGGTGGAGAGTTGTTTTTCACTAACCGGGATGCCAAGACCGTAACA GCTCAAGTCAAACCCAGCTGTGGTCGACTGGTGGGCTTTTCCTCTGGTCCAGTGAATCCCCACGGTGTCACTGCAGTGACCAATGGCCGGCGGTGCTCACTGGCCCTGTGGTTTACAAAGGAGAAGCTCTACAGGGACATG GAGCGAGAGGAGGCAGAGGCCTTGTGGGCTGCAGATGGACAGAGTGTGGTGAAAAAGGacgaggaggaggcggagggcAGCGCCACCACCACCAGGAACGCTCGGAGCCAAGCAACgaaggagaggagcagagggagaggcaggGTGACAGGGGGCAAAGATGAGCTGTGA